The segment AGCCGTGCGTTTCTCCTTCACACCCGAGAAGTCAACGCCGCCGAGAAAGCGCTTTTCTTTCGGTGGTTCGTTCACGGTTCGCCACTGATCGGCAAGCACCCGTGCGGCGAGCGCACCGAAATGTTCGTCCGCCAGATAGTCCCGCATCATGGAGGCTGTCTCCGACGTTTTTATCGCCAAGAATGCGCGTTGATACTCATGTGTCATTGGCATGCGAGCCTCATTCACGGCCTCGCACGGCCGCCACCTGGCAGCTTCGGCTTCTCTCCGGAAAGCTCGGTAGCTCTGTAGATTGTCGTCCAGCAGCCGCTTCAAGATGGGCAGCAGATTCACGGATGGCACGCGGCTCGCAAGCGTCGCGATGTTGGCCTTCTGCCAGCGCTTCGCATCGCCCGAGGCGAGCAGTCGGTTGCCCCAGTCTTCGACTAGGTTTTGAATAGCCAGAACCGAGTCCGCGTCGAACGGCCTGCCCCGATCGGTCTCGCCGTTGGGATGGCGTGAGAGCAGATCCGCCAACCGCGCTACCTCTTCGTTGTCCGCCTGCGCCGAGCGCGAAAGAACCGCGGCAACAAGGCTTGGACCCGGCACATGTGCGATGCGGGTTTCCAGTCCTCTATAAGTCTCACTCGCTGCACGGTCGTATCTGCCGTCTACTTGCAGACGCGATCCAATGTCGAGCAACGTGTCAACTAGGCGGCCGATGGCCATCGGCCCAAGCACTGACGCGGCAGCTTCCGCGCGATCGTCATGGCGGGCGGGATCGGCCAGCGCCAGTTGAAGCAGCGCGTCGTCTTCCAGCGTGAACCCGGCGGACGCCAGAAGATCGTCGGCACCATAGAACAGTGTACGGCCCGCGCGTACGCGGGCCAGCAGGCCGTCCGCGACCGCACGCGGATAGCGGCTGCGCGCTTCATAGATGAGTTGTACCCCGGCGTCTTGCCGCTGTTCGATTTCTATCGTGCTGATAATGTGGGACAGTTCCGCGCTATGGTCCTCGGAGCTCCGCGCGTACACAATCATACGCAACCGATCAACGACCGAGTTTTTTTCCACCTGCTGCCGCTCTTGCGCCGCTGCGATTCCGTTTCGAACCTGTTCGTCCTTCACCTCGTCGACGAGGCCTTTGCGCGCAACCAGATTAAAAGTTTGGTCGCCCGCTTCTCGCAATACCTCCGCCACATGGCGATCGGCGCGCCGGAACGCCAGCGCATCGACGACAGAGGCCTGCACTTCAGGGTCGGGGTCGTTCTTCGCAATCGCGGTCGCGAGATCTAGGCCGTCCATGCCGCTGTTTGAGGCCATCTCGTACAGCAAGACCGTTCGTGCCTTCGGAGACAGAGCCCTGATCTTCTTCTCGGCGTCCCCTCCAAGGATTGAAGATCTGAACCGCCTGCAATTGCGCAGCGCGTTGAGGCTGATCTGCTCGTTTTCGTCGGTGATGAGAGGCCAGACCTCATCGAGGAATTCGGGACGGCCCGACGTGAGCATGAAGCGGAAAGCGCGATCCACTTTCCCAGGCGCGTGCCAGCGCGCCATAAGCCCCTGAGTGGTCGCAGCGATCTGCGTCCACACCTCTTCTGTGGAACGGAAGATCATCGCGGCGGCGAGGATGGGATCCACTTCGAACGCGGCGATGATTGCCTTGCCACACGCGGCCCGCTGGTGCGCATCACCGCGTGCCAGACGCTCGACCGCAAAAAGGATGGCTTCTTCCCATGCTGGCAGGTTGAACACCTCTGTCTTCAATGCCTCACGCGATTTGGGATCGGCGACCTCGGTGATGATCCGGCGTTCGACCGAGTGAGAGGCATACCATTCCTGAAACTGCTGGTGCTGGAATGAATAGCCGGGCGTGTCGCCCATACGCATCAGCACGTGGTTGCTGAGGAGCACGTCGAGCACTGTGTCGGGCTGCGGCTTGATCGTGATCTGCCCGTTGTCGGCCAGCAGGGTCTCCGTCTCGAAGATCGATCGCCGCGCGTTACTCTCGGCGATGGCCGTGTTCGCCGTGCGCGTGGCGAAGACGGCAAGACCGTCGAGATAGTCCTGCTGGAATCCTTGCACGGTGGTGCGCAGCGCTTCCGCGCGGCTCGCGTCATTTTCGTGCGCAGATACGAAGTGCCGTAGCACCTCCTCTTTGGTCGTCGGGAACGGGGCGTTTTCAGGGAGCGATAGAAGAGCTGTCAGATAGAGGGGAATCGTCACAAGCTCGCGCACGCCCGGCGTGCGCCAAGCATGATCCAAAGCCTTCTCTCCTGCGTCGCCGCGCATCACGACCGCGATCTGCATTTGTTGCTCTTCGTTGAGCGACAGGAGATCGACGCGTGTACCTGCGAAGGGAACGTCGAGGGCTTGTCTGCGTGTCGCCACAGCGAGGCCGAGTTCGGGCAGCTCTGCCTTGAGCCTAGATATCTGCACGCGCGCACGGACCCGCGCTTGCGCGTCCAACTCGTTCCAGCCGTCGAGTAGCAGCACGATCCCAGACTGGGCAGCAGCATTGCGAAAGTCATCTTCTGAGATTCCACGGAACGCCGGGCGCTTGAGGATCGACTCCAGAACCGTCGCGCCATCCGTCGCCCAATCGCCGAGAGGCACGACAAATGGCATGCCGTTGCTGTGGGCCAGCATGCCTTCGGCGATCTGGAAGAGTGTCGTGGTCTTGCCCATACCGGGTCCGGCGACGAGGATCAAATCATCTAGCGACATGACCGCCCTCGCGAGCGCTCTTGTCGTCACTGGGTCATCAAACCCATCTACTTTCAACGTGAGAGCGACTGAGGTGGACGGCCATTTCATGGTCTGTTGGAAGACCTTGAGATCTGCTTCTGCGGCGATCCGAATACGCGCCGCCAACTTCATGTCCGCGGTAACCGCTGGCTCGCGCGGCGTTTCGTTGCGCAGCACGCGCCGCCACGACTCGATTTCCGCCTGCCTTTTCCACTCGCGCAGCTGCTCGACAGTGAACTCCGGATCGGGGGAGTCGATGGCCTTACCGTGATCACGGCACATCCAGATGCCGTTCCTCGTCGAGGAGCGTTCCTCCGACGACATCATCTCATCGTAACGCGGGCCACCGGGCGCAGCTGCGCAGATGTGGGCCGCCGTGCCGATATTGATTTCGCCTTCACCGTCTGACGTTGCACCAACCGTAGGCGAGCGACACGTCGGAAACGAGCACAGCCAACCCGCGCGCTTCGCGATCTTCAGCTTGGTACTCTCGGTGAAATCGTCTCTATTCTTGCGTTTCGCCATTATGTCTGCGCGGTCACTCGGATTCGCTGCAACTAATTGAACAAACTAACGGATCGTGTTGTATAGGATCAAGTTGCCGGAGTGGGCTCAATGTCGAAACCCGACTTTTCAATATGTCGACTGCCGCTTTGGGTCAAAAGCACGCATATTATTCCCTCCCAACCAGGCTCAATGCGGACCTTTATCAATACGGTGGTTATCATGACCGAATGTATCGGTGCTAGCAATGTAGCTCTACCGATTCAACCTATCAGAATCCGGTAGGGCGACAGTTCCCATTTTCCGCTGAATACGGCGGCCTTCTCCTGTGATGCTGGCAGCACACAACGCCGGGGAACCATCGTATGCCAGCCATCCGCCTTCATAGCTCAATCAGGCGCCTAGCCTTCATGGCAGGTCTTTTGATCCCCGTCATCCTGAGCATGGGATGCGCCACGTCAACCGTTTCATCTTCCCCGGTGGACCCCGAGGTCGAAACTGAGATACCCCCGGTACCAAGCGATTGGTTACCGGTAGCCCGCTATGGTCGATACACGCTGGTGGAACTGACACCCCAGGAGGCCCAGCACAACCTCCTGCTGCAAGTGGTCGATGTATCCATGACAGCAACATTGCATGCGACGGTGGGAGATGGTCTGCGCTATGTGCTGCAACGCTCAGGGTATTCCCTGTGTGATGACAATCCCGAAGTGGCAGAACTCTACGAGCTGCCTCTGCCGGCAGCCCATCTGCAGCTTGGGCCGATGTTCCTCCATGACGCCTTGCTGACCCTGGCCGGACCGGCCTGGGAGCTGCAGGTCGACGACCTAGCACGGCAGGTGTGCTTCACGCCGAGCCTGGAGGCATTGCCATGACGCTTCAATTCGGCACGCATTCCAATCGTGGCCGGTTGCTGAAGGCTGCCGCGATGGCTTGGCTACTGTTTATCAGCGCCGCCGTTATCATCGATCATGTCGCCCTGTCTCGGTTGACCGACGACATCCAGTCGAACACGCTGGAGCCTAGGCTCACGCTGCTGGATCACCGACTGAGCGAGTTGGCCCAGCGGGTGGAAGACGCACTGGATCAACCCGAGCCCATCACCTCCGCTGACCTTGCTGCGATCTACCAGCCCCTGGAAGCCCGGCTCACCGACATGGAACAGGTGGTTTCCACCCACGCCGACATAGCCGACATCGCACCGCTGGAAAGTCGCCTGGATCAGTTCGAAGCGCGCTTGCAGCAGGCTCGCCGAACGCCGCCTCCCGCTGCGCCACCGGTACAACGCCCGGCCCCAGCCAAACCCATCGTCACTGAACCTCCGTTCCAGGTGCTGAGTATCGAGCTGCGTGGCGGGGAGCGCTTTTTGTCCATCGCGCCCACCGATCCTCAATCGCTGGCCGAAACCAGAGTAGTTCGCCCCGGCGAAACCGTGGGCGGATGGCTGCTTGAAGCGATCAACGGCAACACCGCCGTATTTCGTGTCGATGGCCAGGCGCAGCCATTGACCGTGCCATAGGAGGCCACCGTGAAGCCCTATATGACTCCCGTTCTGGTGGCACTGACTATTTCCCTGACTCCCGCCTTTGCGCTTGCCCAGAGCGCTCCCAGCACTGATTCGCGGGTGGTGCAAAGCCAGGAGCGCACTGCTAGCGACGCGGCTCTTGATGAACGCCTGGCCAGGGACTGGGGGCTACAAGCCGATGAGTGGGCGCGGTATCAGCAATTGATGCAAGGGCCGCTGGGTATCTACTCACCCAATCTCGATCCGCTCACCGCCCTGGGTATCGAAGCCCGCACCGCCGAGGAGCGCCGCCGCTATGCAGAGCTACAGGTGCAGGCCGAAGCTCGCCGCGTCGAGAAAACGCTGGCCTATCAGCGGGCCTATGACGCAGCCTGGCAACGGCTGTACCCCACACTCCAACCTGTTGACTTGACTGACACGGGCAGTGTCAGCACCGATGCCAGCCCGTCGGTACGGCTGGCGGTTTTCGTCAAAGAAGGGTGCCCGGCCTGCGAGCAGCAAGTCCGGCAGTTGCTGACCGAAGACGCTGCGTTCGATCTCTACATGGTCGGCAGCCGCCAGGAGGATGCGCGCATTCGGCAGTGGGCCGCGCGGATGGGGATAGACCCGGACAAAGTACGGGAGCGCGTCATCACCCTGAACCACGATGCGGG is part of the Gammaproteobacteria bacterium genome and harbors:
- a CDS encoding PilL N-terminal domain-containing protein; its protein translation is MPAIRLHSSIRRLAFMAGLLIPVILSMGCATSTVSSSPVDPEVETEIPPVPSDWLPVARYGRYTLVELTPQEAQHNLLLQVVDVSMTATLHATVGDGLRYVLQRSGYSLCDDNPEVAELYELPLPAAHLQLGPMFLHDALLTLAGPAWELQVDDLARQVCFTPSLEALP
- a CDS encoding TIGR03759 family integrating conjugative element protein translates to MTPVLVALTISLTPAFALAQSAPSTDSRVVQSQERTASDAALDERLARDWGLQADEWARYQQLMQGPLGIYSPNLDPLTALGIEARTAEERRRYAELQVQAEARRVEKTLAYQRAYDAAWQRLYPTLQPVDLTDTGSVSTDASPSVRLAVFVKEGCPACEQQVRQLLTEDAAFDLYMVGSRQEDARIRQWAARMGIDPDKVRERVITLNHDAGRWLSIGVQGDLPAVVREVNGQWWRL